A window from Candidatus Latescibacterota bacterium encodes these proteins:
- a CDS encoding AAA family ATPase, which yields MPETTPRHRLAPERLRWTCDPATLPAVGERLKPSLEIIGQDRALDALRMGLEIRRPGYHIFVTGVEGTGRTTTIRRVLEESKRKGEQPGDLCYVHNFLDPEQPLLLRFRAGVGRDFKLRLERMTSSLRRHIPQLYRGEGYQRRVAALERRYRQAQSESVKAFAEKSRQAGFNLVEVQSGPYIRPELHAIVEDETFDVSELDQLVQEGRVDARLASRLQRRHLVLSDELRSLVRANARLEESFREELAGMEQAVILPLIHDSVEMLKARFEDPAVHAYLSQVEQALVDEDWVPADDDEEGDEEAVDSFGRFSVNLLVDNSQRDEAPVIIETAPTFQNLFGNIEPAVTARGVAGFDFRQIKPGALVRAQGGTLVIMAQDLLEEAPVWPTLKRVLRNRKLEIQAYDPQNRMVISPLKPEPIDLDLKVILVGDTRLYNVLLQGDPDLQRVFRIKVDFETDMPRNRANMRRYLNFIAKVCHQDELLPLSPRARAAVLEQGARLAGRQDRLSTRFSSIVDLLIESDYFARKEKRRNIHVEHVDLALAERMRRLGQVEQHFQKLVKEKALLIDTEGSAVGQVNGLFIMEQWDYAFGQPVRITASASLGDGDILSIEREVEMSGAAFDKGHMILEGFLRHRFAQDKPLCLHATLSCEQNYVGVDGDSASVAEIFALMSALSGVPLKQSMAVTGSVNQFGQVQPVGGVIAKIEGFYRICRDRGLTGEQGVVIPASNVNDLMLSKEIQADSRRGRFHVWAIRNVDEGLELLTGVPAGRRRGEGPWPGGSVNGRVDARLLEMAMVLRQFNGESAETAPPPAPAATPRAARRRGA from the coding sequence ATGCCCGAGACGACCCCACGCCACCGCCTGGCGCCCGAGCGCCTGCGCTGGACCTGCGATCCCGCCACGCTGCCCGCGGTGGGCGAGCGCCTGAAGCCCTCGCTGGAGATCATCGGGCAGGACCGCGCCCTGGACGCCCTGCGCATGGGCCTCGAGATCCGCCGTCCCGGCTACCACATCTTCGTGACGGGCGTGGAGGGCACCGGCCGCACCACGACCATCCGCCGCGTGCTGGAGGAGTCCAAGCGCAAGGGCGAGCAGCCCGGCGACCTCTGCTACGTCCACAACTTCTTGGATCCCGAGCAGCCGTTGCTGCTTCGCTTTCGCGCGGGCGTCGGGCGCGACTTCAAGCTGCGCCTCGAACGCATGACCAGCAGCCTGCGGCGGCACATCCCTCAGTTATATCGCGGAGAGGGCTACCAGCGGCGGGTGGCCGCGCTGGAGCGCCGCTACCGGCAGGCGCAGTCCGAGAGCGTGAAGGCCTTTGCCGAGAAGTCGCGCCAGGCGGGCTTCAATCTGGTCGAGGTGCAGAGCGGGCCGTACATCCGCCCCGAGCTGCACGCCATCGTGGAGGACGAGACCTTCGACGTGAGCGAGCTGGATCAGCTCGTCCAGGAGGGGCGCGTGGACGCCCGCCTGGCCTCGCGGCTGCAGCGCCGCCACCTCGTGCTCTCCGACGAACTCCGCTCCCTCGTCCGCGCCAACGCGCGCCTGGAGGAGTCCTTCCGCGAGGAGCTGGCCGGCATGGAGCAGGCGGTGATCCTGCCGCTCATCCACGACAGCGTGGAGATGCTCAAGGCCCGCTTCGAGGATCCCGCCGTCCACGCCTACCTCTCCCAGGTGGAGCAGGCCCTGGTGGACGAGGACTGGGTCCCCGCGGACGACGACGAGGAGGGCGACGAGGAGGCGGTCGACAGCTTCGGCCGCTTCAGCGTGAACCTGCTGGTGGACAACAGCCAGCGGGACGAGGCGCCGGTGATCATCGAGACCGCGCCCACCTTCCAGAACCTCTTCGGCAACATCGAGCCGGCCGTGACGGCGCGGGGCGTCGCCGGCTTCGACTTCCGCCAGATCAAGCCCGGCGCCCTGGTGCGCGCCCAGGGCGGCACCCTGGTCATCATGGCGCAGGACCTCCTCGAGGAGGCGCCGGTCTGGCCCACGCTCAAGCGCGTGCTGCGCAACCGCAAGCTCGAGATCCAGGCCTACGATCCGCAGAACCGCATGGTGATCAGCCCGCTGAAGCCCGAGCCCATCGATCTGGATCTCAAGGTGATCCTGGTGGGCGACACGCGGCTCTACAACGTGCTGCTCCAGGGCGACCCGGATCTGCAGCGCGTGTTCCGCATCAAGGTGGACTTCGAGACGGACATGCCGCGCAACCGCGCCAACATGCGCCGCTACCTGAACTTCATCGCCAAGGTCTGCCACCAGGACGAGCTCCTGCCGCTCTCGCCCCGCGCCCGCGCCGCGGTGCTGGAGCAGGGCGCGCGGCTGGCGGGGCGGCAGGACCGTCTCTCGACGCGCTTCAGCAGCATCGTGGACCTGCTCATCGAGAGCGACTACTTCGCCCGCAAGGAGAAGCGGCGCAACATCCACGTGGAGCACGTGGACCTGGCCCTGGCCGAGCGCATGCGCCGCCTGGGGCAGGTGGAGCAGCACTTCCAGAAGCTGGTCAAGGAGAAGGCGCTGCTCATCGACACCGAGGGCAGCGCGGTGGGGCAGGTGAACGGCCTCTTCATCATGGAGCAGTGGGACTACGCCTTCGGGCAGCCGGTGCGCATCACGGCGAGCGCTTCGCTGGGGGACGGGGACATCCTCAGCATCGAGCGCGAGGTGGAGATGAGCGGCGCGGCCTTCGACAAGGGGCACATGATCCTGGAGGGCTTCCTGCGCCACCGCTTCGCCCAGGACAAGCCGCTCTGCCTGCACGCCACGCTCTCCTGCGAGCAGAACTACGTGGGCGTGGACGGCGACAGCGCCAGCGTCGCCGAGATCTTCGCGCTCATGAGCGCGCTGTCGGGCGTGCCGCTCAAGCAGTCCATGGCGGTGACGGGCTCGGTCAACCAGTTCGGCCAGGTGCAGCCGGTGGGGGGCGTCATCGCCAAGATCGAGGGCTTCTATCGCATCTGCCGCGACCGGGGGTTGACGGGCGAGCAGGGCGTGGTCATCCCCGCCTCCAACGTGAACGACCTCATGCTCAGCAAGGAGATCCAGGCCGACAGCCGGCGTGGGCGCTTCCACGTCTGGGCGATCCGCAACGTGGACGAGGGACTCGAGCTGCTCACCGGCGTGCCCGCCGGGCGGCGGCGGGGCGAGGGGCCCTGGCCGGGCGGGAGCGTCAACGGGCGGGTGGACGCCCGGCTGCTGGAGATGGCGATGGTGCTGCGGCAGTTCAACGGGGAGAGCGCCGAGACGGCGCCGCCCCCGGCGCCCGCCGCGACCCCCCGCGCGGCGCGCCGCCGGGGCGCTTGA
- the ugpC gene encoding sn-glycerol-3-phosphate ABC transporter ATP-binding protein UgpC: MAEVILRDVWKIFDGDVVAAQDINLEIADKEFMVLVGPSGCGKSTTLRMVAGLEEITRGTISIGGRVVNDVLPKDRDIAMVFQNYALYPHMTVFDNMAFGLKLRKYPKREIAERVNEAAEILGITPLLERKPKALSGGQRQRVAVGRAIVRRPAVFLFDEPLSNLDAKLRVQMRAEISRLHNRIQATMIYVTHDQVEAMTMGDRITVMKDGLIQQVDTPLSLYDRPDNRFVAGFIGSPAMNFLRGRLERGGAGDGLVFAGGANRLTLPAERAAALREHAGREVMLGIRPEHIYGPAFGPDLPAGETLSAEVDVIEPMGNELFLYLKGGDGQLVARVDPRQQARVGETLPVTLDLSKAHFFDAQSDAAIA, translated from the coding sequence ATGGCCGAAGTCATCCTGCGGGACGTGTGGAAGATCTTCGACGGCGACGTCGTGGCCGCCCAGGACATCAACCTGGAGATCGCGGACAAGGAGTTCATGGTGCTCGTGGGGCCGAGCGGCTGCGGCAAGAGCACCACGCTGCGCATGGTCGCCGGGCTCGAGGAGATCACGCGGGGCACGATCAGCATCGGCGGCCGGGTGGTGAACGACGTCCTGCCCAAGGACCGCGACATCGCCATGGTCTTCCAGAACTACGCGCTCTACCCGCACATGACCGTCTTCGACAACATGGCCTTCGGCCTCAAACTCCGGAAGTACCCCAAGCGTGAGATCGCCGAGCGGGTGAACGAGGCGGCCGAGATCCTGGGCATCACGCCCCTGCTCGAGCGCAAGCCCAAGGCGCTCTCGGGCGGGCAGCGGCAGCGCGTGGCCGTGGGGCGCGCGATCGTGCGGCGGCCGGCGGTCTTCCTCTTCGACGAGCCGCTCTCCAACCTCGACGCCAAGCTCCGCGTCCAGATGCGCGCCGAGATCAGCCGCCTGCACAACCGCATCCAGGCCACCATGATCTACGTCACCCACGACCAGGTGGAGGCGATGACCATGGGCGACCGCATCACGGTGATGAAGGACGGCCTGATCCAGCAGGTGGACACGCCGCTGTCGCTCTACGACCGGCCGGACAACCGCTTCGTGGCGGGCTTCATCGGCTCGCCGGCCATGAACTTCCTGCGCGGGCGGCTGGAACGCGGGGGCGCCGGCGACGGCCTCGTCTTCGCGGGTGGGGCGAACCGCCTCACCCTGCCCGCCGAGCGCGCCGCGGCCCTGCGCGAGCACGCCGGCCGCGAGGTGATGCTGGGCATCCGCCCCGAGCACATCTACGGGCCCGCCTTCGGCCCCGACCTGCCCGCGGGCGAGACCCTCAGCGCCGAGGTGGACGTGATCGAGCCCATGGGCAACGAGCTCTTCCTCTATCTGAAGGGCGGCGACGGTCAGCTCGTCGCGCGCGTGGACCCGCGGCAGCAGGCGCGCGTGGGCGAGACGCTCCCCGTGACCCTGGACCTCAGCAAGGCCCACTTCTTCGACGCGCAGAGCGACGCCGCGATCGCCTGA
- a CDS encoding ROK family protein → MRILLGLDVGGTNVKAVLATADGRALRRARWRTAELGDTPAAALDGLAARVDRLLAAAPLAPAALGGLGLACAGLIDGESGRILDAPNLRHWEGAPLGEWLAGRFPCAVAVENDVNALAYGEWRLGAGRGTRHLACLALGTGVGGGLILDGALYRGRRGLAAELGHLVIDREGRRCPCGNRGCLEAYAGARALEAAARRALARRRAGHAALMRALGGGAPDPRALAAAARGGSALARELLAEAGRALGVAVTSIINAFAPERVILAGGVAAAGALVLGPARAEARARLMNPRVQRLDLRLRALGNDGAALGAALLAAERRG, encoded by the coding sequence ATGCGCATCCTCCTGGGCCTGGACGTGGGCGGCACCAACGTGAAGGCGGTGCTCGCCACGGCCGACGGCCGCGCGCTCCGCCGCGCGCGCTGGCGCACCGCGGAGCTGGGCGACACGCCCGCCGCCGCGCTGGACGGCCTCGCCGCCCGCGTCGACCGGCTGCTCGCTGCGGCGCCCCTCGCGCCCGCCGCCCTCGGCGGGCTGGGCCTGGCCTGCGCCGGGCTCATCGACGGGGAGAGCGGACGCATTCTCGACGCCCCCAATCTTCGCCACTGGGAAGGCGCGCCGCTGGGCGAATGGCTCGCCGGCCGCTTTCCCTGCGCCGTGGCGGTGGAGAACGACGTCAACGCCCTGGCCTACGGCGAGTGGCGGCTGGGCGCCGGGCGCGGGACGCGGCACCTGGCCTGCCTCGCCCTGGGCACCGGCGTGGGGGGCGGGCTCATCCTCGACGGGGCGCTCTACCGCGGGCGCAGGGGTCTCGCGGCCGAGCTGGGTCACCTGGTGATCGACCGGGAGGGGCGGCGCTGTCCCTGCGGGAATCGCGGCTGCCTCGAGGCCTATGCCGGCGCGCGGGCGCTGGAGGCGGCGGCGCGGCGCGCGCTGGCTCGTCGGCGGGCCGGTCACGCGGCGTTGATGCGGGCCCTCGGGGGCGGCGCGCCCGACCCTCGGGCTCTCGCCGCGGCGGCGCGGGGCGGATCCGCGCTGGCGCGGGAACTCCTGGCCGAGGCCGGACGTGCGCTGGGCGTGGCCGTGACGAGCATCATCAACGCCTTCGCGCCCGAGCGCGTGATCCTGGCCGGCGGAGTGGCCGCGGCCGGGGCGCTGGTGCTGGGGCCGGCCCGCGCGGAGGCGCGCGCGCGCCTGATGAACCCGCGGGTCCAGCGGCTGGATCTGCGCCTGCGCGCCCTCGGCAACGACGGCGCCGCCCTCGGCGCCGCACTGCTCGCCGCGGAGCGCCGCGGATGA
- a CDS encoding HU family DNA-binding protein, with translation MNKADLVDQLAEASGLSKKDARAAVEVLFATDPRNGVIANALERGDKVQITGFGTFELRQRKARTGRNPRTGEEISIAASRAPVFSAGKGFKDRYND, from the coding sequence ATGAACAAAGCGGATCTCGTGGATCAGCTGGCCGAGGCCAGCGGTCTCAGCAAGAAGGACGCGCGCGCGGCGGTGGAGGTGCTCTTTGCCACCGATCCTCGCAACGGCGTCATCGCGAATGCGCTCGAACGGGGCGACAAGGTGCAGATCACGGGCTTCGGCACCTTCGAGCTTCGCCAGCGCAAGGCCCGCACGGGCCGCAATCCCCGCACCGGCGAGGAGATCAGCATCGCGGCCAGCCGCGCGCCGGTCTTCTCGGCGGGCAAGGGTTTCAAGGACCGTTACAACGACTGA